From a region of the Acidobacteriota bacterium genome:
- a CDS encoding glycosyltransferase family 39 protein: MTATRMVSVSQVPCAAATQARIGTGRDVQSAAVSRHAVILAGVCILTFFVGLGRPALTDSDEAFYAESAREMIERGDWLTPYYNGQPRFEKPVLYYWLVAVTYVAAGPSPGAARFPAALAGVGLVLVTFACARRWYDAPTALLAGLIGATSAGIVAMARQALPDLPLAFFVTLSVWAALVALLEDPPGSPGPRPRRAWLLLAALAAGAACLVKGPVGPALAALVVLPLAALDWRRHGLPSRATRIDLALAAALFLLVTAPWYAAMAIEHGAGYLERFFLAENLERYASDRYNAPRPAWYYLPIIAGGLLPWSPFMLLWAPAARESWRRRILDQRVLRLAVWAAAPLAFYTLSVGKQPRYILPLLAPLAILLARAVTRSLEGTPARRRALATLGAATGVVVMVIGGLVYRARPLLVEWNEPATLSVALAVFLAGGAVAAFSVGAWRQGPDATARAGVIPTLVAAAAVVMAVGAHLVVLASPGPSPVERMAAMLAVERNAGEPYGRHRVFDRNLVYYMRTAHVELPVLPAAYDFLRSPGRVLCVLRAEDAARLRQDGLRLQRLGEVRYLNTGNLNLRTLLDPDPQRYLQRVVLVANRQESAP, from the coding sequence ATGACTGCGACCCGCATGGTTTCAGTGTCGCAGGTCCCGTGCGCCGCGGCAACCCAGGCACGGATCGGCACCGGGCGGGATGTACAATCCGCCGCGGTGTCACGCCACGCGGTGATTCTCGCCGGCGTCTGCATCCTGACGTTCTTCGTCGGGCTCGGGCGGCCGGCCCTGACCGACTCCGACGAAGCCTTCTACGCCGAGAGCGCCCGCGAGATGATCGAGCGGGGCGACTGGCTCACGCCCTACTACAACGGCCAGCCGCGCTTCGAGAAGCCGGTGCTCTACTACTGGCTGGTTGCCGTTACCTACGTGGCGGCGGGACCCTCCCCCGGCGCGGCGCGGTTTCCCGCCGCGCTGGCCGGGGTCGGCCTGGTGCTGGTCACCTTCGCCTGCGCGCGGCGCTGGTACGACGCGCCGACCGCCCTGCTGGCCGGCCTCATCGGGGCGACCAGCGCGGGCATCGTCGCAATGGCCCGTCAGGCGCTGCCCGATCTGCCCCTCGCCTTCTTCGTGACGCTGTCCGTCTGGGCGGCGCTCGTCGCCCTGCTCGAGGATCCGCCAGGGTCGCCCGGACCTCGCCCGCGCCGCGCCTGGCTGCTCCTGGCCGCGCTGGCCGCAGGCGCCGCGTGTCTCGTGAAGGGCCCTGTCGGTCCGGCACTCGCCGCACTGGTCGTGCTACCCCTCGCCGCACTGGACTGGCGGCGCCACGGCCTGCCGTCCCGGGCGACGCGGATCGACTTGGCGCTTGCCGCCGCGCTCTTTCTGCTCGTGACCGCGCCCTGGTACGCCGCGATGGCGATCGAGCACGGCGCCGGGTATCTGGAGCGGTTCTTCCTTGCCGAGAATCTCGAGCGTTACGCCTCGGATCGCTACAACGCGCCGCGGCCGGCGTGGTACTACCTGCCCATAATCGCCGGCGGCCTGCTTCCGTGGTCCCCGTTCATGCTTCTGTGGGCGCCGGCGGCACGAGAGAGCTGGCGCCGCCGGATCCTCGACCAGCGCGTGCTGCGGCTGGCGGTCTGGGCGGCGGCGCCGCTGGCCTTCTACACGCTGTCCGTCGGCAAGCAGCCGCGTTACATCCTGCCGCTTCTGGCGCCCCTGGCCATCCTCCTCGCGCGCGCAGTGACGCGGTCCCTGGAGGGGACACCCGCCAGGCGGCGTGCTCTGGCAACTCTCGGCGCCGCGACGGGCGTCGTGGTCATGGTCATCGGCGGGCTCGTGTACCGCGCCCGGCCGCTTCTGGTCGAATGGAACGAACCGGCCACCCTGAGCGTGGCGCTCGCGGTCTTCCTGGCCGGCGGGGCCGTTGCCGCGTTCTCGGTGGGCGCGTGGCGGCAGGGGCCGGACGCAACGGCGCGGGCCGGGGTGATTCCGACGCTCGTCGCCGCCGCCGCGGTGGTCATGGCCGTCGGGGCGCACCTGGTCGTGCTGGCGTCCCCCGGTCCGTCCCCCGTCGAGCGCATGGCCGCCATGCTCGCGGTCGAGCGCAACGCCGGCGAGCCCTACGGGCGCCACCGGGTGTTCGACCGCAACCTCGTGTACTACATGCGCACGGCGCACGTGGAGCTGCCCGTGCTGCCGGCGGCGTACGATTTCCTGCGTTCACCCGGGCGGGTGCTGTGCGTGCTGCGGGCAGAGGATGCCG
- a CDS encoding CoA-binding protein yields the protein MRVAVIGASEDRAKFGNKAVRALRHAGHEVVPINPRCARAARRIEGLPAYGSVADVPGPLDVATLYVHPAVGEEVLPEIAAKGIAELWVNPGAESDSLLVRARALGLDTRLQCSILAVDESPALY from the coding sequence ATGCGGGTCGCAGTCATCGGCGCCTCCGAGGATCGCGCCAAGTTCGGGAACAAGGCGGTCCGGGCGCTCCGGCACGCCGGACACGAGGTGGTGCCGATCAATCCCCGTTGCGCCCGCGCCGCGCGCCGGATCGAAGGCTTGCCGGCGTACGGCTCGGTGGCCGACGTACCGGGTCCCCTGGACGTGGCGACGCTCTACGTCCACCCGGCGGTGGGCGAGGAGGTGCTGCCGGAGATCGCCGCCAAGGGGATTGCCGAGCTCTGGGTGAACCCGGGCGCCGAGAGCGACTCGCTGCTGGTGCGGGCAAGGGCTCTCGGGCTCGACACCCGCCTGCAGTGCAGCATCCTGGCCGTCGACGAGTCGCCCGCGCTCTACTGA
- the rho gene encoding transcription termination factor Rho, with the protein MPTNNKRSSSRPPQGATATEAAPAEASRPTRRGKDTLNIGELKEMSIGALTQVAKDLNVAGATGMRKQELIFQILKAQTEQSGFIFSEGVLEVLPDGFGFLRAPDYNYLPGPDDIYVSPSQIRKFDLQTGDTVSGQIRPPKEGERYFALIKVEAVNFESPDQARDKIFFENLTPLYPQDRAQLETAPDNLSARVMDLMTPIGKGQRGLIVAAPRTGKTMLLQNIAQSIARNHAEVYLIVLLIDERPEEVTDMQRSVDGEVISSTFDEPAQRHVQVAEMVIEKAKRLVEHRKDVFILLDSITRLARAYNTVIPPSGKVLSGGLDSNALQKPKRFFGAARNIEEGGSLTIMATALVDTGSRMDDVIFEEFKGTGNMEIHLDRKLVDKRVFPAIDIQKSGTRKEELLLGKEDLNRVWVLRKVLNPLSSVEAMELLLDKMGKTRSNADFLASMQKMG; encoded by the coding sequence ATGCCGACCAACAACAAACGCTCATCCTCGCGCCCCCCCCAGGGCGCCACCGCCACGGAAGCAGCGCCCGCCGAGGCGTCCCGGCCCACCCGCCGCGGCAAGGACACGCTCAACATCGGCGAGCTGAAGGAAATGAGCATCGGTGCGCTCACCCAGGTGGCGAAGGACCTGAACGTCGCCGGCGCGACCGGCATGCGCAAGCAGGAGCTGATCTTCCAGATCCTCAAGGCGCAGACCGAGCAGAGCGGATTCATCTTCTCGGAAGGCGTGCTCGAGGTCCTGCCCGACGGTTTCGGCTTCCTGCGCGCGCCCGACTACAACTACCTGCCGGGTCCCGACGACATCTACGTGTCGCCGTCGCAGATCCGCAAGTTCGACCTGCAGACGGGCGACACGGTGTCCGGCCAGATCCGGCCGCCGAAGGAAGGGGAGCGCTACTTCGCGCTCATCAAGGTCGAGGCGGTCAACTTCGAGTCGCCCGATCAGGCCCGCGACAAGATCTTCTTCGAGAACCTGACGCCCTTGTACCCCCAGGACCGGGCACAGCTCGAGACCGCGCCGGACAACCTGTCGGCTCGCGTCATGGATCTGATGACGCCGATCGGCAAGGGCCAGCGCGGTCTCATCGTGGCGGCCCCGCGCACGGGCAAGACGATGCTCCTGCAGAACATCGCGCAGTCCATCGCGCGCAACCACGCCGAGGTCTACCTCATCGTCCTGCTCATCGACGAGCGCCCGGAAGAGGTGACCGACATGCAGCGTTCGGTGGACGGCGAAGTCATTTCGTCGACCTTCGACGAGCCGGCCCAGCGGCACGTGCAGGTGGCGGAGATGGTCATCGAAAAGGCCAAGCGCCTGGTGGAGCACCGCAAGGACGTCTTCATTCTCCTCGACTCGATAACCCGTCTCGCACGCGCCTACAACACCGTGATTCCGCCGTCCGGCAAGGTGCTCTCCGGCGGTCTGGATTCGAATGCGCTGCAGAAGCCGAAGCGGTTTTTCGGGGCGGCCCGCAACATCGAGGAAGGCGGTTCGCTGACCATCATGGCGACGGCGCTCGTGGACACGGGGTCGCGCATGGACGACGTGATCTTCGAAGAGTTCAAGGGCACCGGCAACATGGAGATCCACCTCGACCGGAAGCTGGTGGACAAGCGGGTCTTTCCCGCCATCGACATCCAGAAGAGCGGCACCCGCAAGGAAGAGCTGCTGCTCGGCAAGGAGGACCTCAACCGCGTATGGGTCCTGCGGAAGGTCCTCAATCCGCTGTCGTCGGTGGAGGCGATGGAGCTGCTGCTGGACAAGATGGGCAAGACGCGATCGAACGCCGACTTCCTGGCGTCGATGCAGAAGATGGGATGA
- a CDS encoding CDGSH iron-sulfur domain-containing protein has translation MTMATIRIRDNGPCLVDGDDVRVVDADGNEFPITRRPFTLCRCGHSGNKPFCDGSHNREGFEAATRAGA, from the coding sequence ATGACGATGGCGACGATTCGAATTCGAGACAACGGTCCCTGCCTGGTCGACGGCGACGACGTGCGGGTGGTGGACGCCGACGGCAACGAGTTTCCGATCACGCGCCGGCCGTTTACGCTGTGCCGCTGCGGACACTCCGGGAACAAGCCGTTCTGCGACGGTTCCCACAACCGGGAGGGCTTCGAGGCGGCTACCCGCGCGGGCGCGTGA
- the clpB gene encoding ATP-dependent chaperone ClpB, protein MNINRLTEKAQEAVVAAQQLAERAGHPQIEPEHLLLTLIEQHEGVVPALLRKLAVDPASLAAAARAGLDRLPAATGGAPPAPSAGLRSVLTTASSEAERLTDEYVSTEHLFLALATEQGAAPAAGLLSEHGVGKDRLYEALTAVRGSHRVTDQHPEGKYQALERYARDLTALARGARLDPVIGRDEEIRRVIQVLSRRTKNNPVLIGEPGVGKTAIVEGLAQRIVRGDVPEGLDDKRLVALDMGALIAGAKYRGEFEERLKAVLKEITDADGRIVLFIDELHTVVGAGASEGAIDASNMLKPLLARGELHTIGATTLDEYRKYIEKDAALERRFQPVLVAEPTVEDTISVLRGLRERYEIHHGVKFKDAALVAAAVLSNRYISDRFLPDKAIDLIDEAASKLRTEIDSLPVELDEVERRIMQLEIEREALRKETDDASRGRLGRLEKELADLQEERHRLRTQWEHEKAEIQGARGIQGELETLRHEVERAQREGNYARASELQYGRLPELERQLQRRRDTAASGSRMLKEEVDEQDIAAVVSKWTHIPVSRLVEGEIEKLVRMEDRLRKRVIGQDDAVTAVSNAVRRARAGLQDPDRPLGSFIFLGPTGVGKTELARALAEFLFDDERSMVRIDMSEYQEKHSISRLVGAPPGYVGHDEAGQLTEAVRRRPYSVVLFDEIEKAHPDVLNVMLQLLDDGRLTDGKGRTVDFRNVVVIMTSNLGSEFIAARATDGSDLDEDTRRRIDDVVRRHFRPEFLNRVDEIIVFHALARGHLADIAAIQLAHLGRRLAERRITIEATDGALRCLIDEGYDPAYGARPLRRTIQRRVLDPLAMDLLRGDFADGDTVVVDHGADGLTFTRPRG, encoded by the coding sequence ATGAACATCAATCGATTGACCGAAAAAGCCCAGGAGGCCGTCGTCGCGGCCCAGCAGCTCGCCGAGCGGGCGGGCCATCCGCAAATCGAGCCGGAGCACCTGCTGCTGACCCTGATCGAGCAGCATGAAGGCGTCGTGCCCGCGCTGCTGCGGAAGCTGGCGGTCGATCCGGCGTCCCTGGCCGCCGCCGCCCGCGCCGGCCTGGATCGGCTGCCTGCGGCGACCGGCGGCGCGCCCCCGGCGCCCTCCGCCGGCCTCCGCAGCGTGCTGACCACCGCGAGCAGCGAGGCGGAGCGCCTGACCGACGAGTACGTCAGCACGGAGCACCTCTTCCTGGCCCTGGCGACCGAGCAGGGCGCCGCCCCGGCAGCCGGCCTGCTGTCCGAGCACGGGGTCGGCAAGGACCGGCTCTACGAGGCGCTGACCGCGGTCCGCGGCTCCCACCGGGTGACCGACCAGCATCCCGAAGGGAAGTACCAGGCGCTCGAACGCTACGCCCGCGATCTGACCGCGCTGGCCCGCGGCGCCAGGCTCGATCCCGTCATCGGCCGGGACGAGGAGATCCGGCGGGTCATCCAGGTGCTTTCGCGCCGGACCAAGAACAACCCGGTCCTCATCGGCGAGCCGGGCGTCGGCAAGACCGCGATCGTGGAAGGCCTGGCCCAGCGCATCGTGCGCGGAGACGTGCCCGAGGGACTCGACGACAAGCGTCTGGTCGCCCTCGACATGGGGGCCCTCATCGCCGGCGCCAAGTACCGCGGCGAGTTCGAGGAGCGCCTCAAGGCGGTGCTCAAGGAGATCACCGACGCCGACGGCCGCATCGTGCTCTTCATCGACGAGTTGCACACGGTGGTCGGCGCGGGCGCGTCCGAGGGCGCGATCGACGCCTCGAACATGCTCAAGCCGCTGCTCGCCCGGGGCGAGCTGCACACCATCGGGGCGACGACCCTCGACGAGTACCGCAAGTACATCGAGAAGGACGCGGCGCTCGAGCGTCGCTTCCAGCCCGTGCTCGTCGCCGAGCCGACGGTCGAGGACACCATCAGCGTGCTGCGCGGCCTGCGCGAGCGGTACGAGATCCACCACGGGGTGAAGTTCAAGGACGCCGCCCTGGTCGCCGCCGCGGTGCTCTCGAACCGCTACATCAGCGACCGCTTTCTGCCGGACAAGGCCATCGACCTGATCGACGAGGCGGCCTCGAAGCTGCGCACCGAGATCGACTCGCTGCCGGTGGAGCTCGACGAGGTCGAACGCCGCATCATGCAACTGGAGATCGAGCGCGAGGCGCTGCGCAAGGAGACCGACGACGCCTCGCGCGGCCGCCTCGGGCGCCTGGAGAAGGAGCTGGCCGATCTGCAGGAGGAACGCCATCGCCTGCGCACGCAGTGGGAGCACGAAAAGGCGGAGATTCAGGGCGCGCGCGGCATCCAGGGCGAGCTCGAGACCCTGCGGCACGAAGTGGAACGGGCGCAGCGAGAGGGCAACTACGCCCGCGCGTCCGAGTTGCAGTACGGACGGCTTCCGGAGCTCGAGCGGCAGTTGCAGCGGCGCCGCGACACGGCCGCATCCGGCTCACGCATGTTGAAGGAAGAGGTGGACGAGCAGGACATCGCCGCCGTCGTGAGCAAGTGGACGCACATTCCGGTCAGCCGGCTCGTGGAGGGCGAGATCGAGAAGCTCGTCCGGATGGAGGATCGGCTCCGGAAGCGCGTGATCGGCCAGGACGACGCCGTCACGGCGGTATCCAACGCGGTACGCCGCGCCCGCGCGGGCCTGCAGGACCCGGACCGCCCGCTCGGCAGCTTCATCTTCCTCGGGCCGACCGGCGTCGGAAAGACGGAGCTTGCGCGGGCCCTGGCCGAGTTCCTCTTCGACGACGAACGGTCCATGGTGCGCATCGACATGTCGGAGTATCAGGAGAAGCACTCCATTTCGCGGCTGGTCGGCGCCCCGCCCGGCTACGTCGGCCATGACGAGGCGGGCCAGCTCACCGAGGCCGTGCGGCGGCGTCCCTACTCGGTGGTGCTGTTCGACGAGATCGAGAAGGCCCACCCGGACGTGCTCAACGTCATGCTGCAGCTTCTGGACGACGGCCGCCTGACCGACGGCAAGGGGCGGACGGTCGATTTCCGGAACGTCGTCGTCATCATGACCTCGAACCTGGGCAGCGAGTTCATCGCCGCCCGCGCCACCGACGGCTCCGACCTGGACGAGGATACGCGGCGGCGGATCGACGACGTGGTGCGACGGCACTTCCGGCCCGAGTTTCTCAACCGCGTCGACGAGATCATCGTCTTTCACGCCCTCGCACGGGGCCATCTGGCGGACATCGCGGCCATCCAGCTCGCCCATCTCGGACGGCGGCTGGCCGAGCGCCGGATCACGATCGAGGCGACCGACGGCGCATTGCGTTGCTTGATCGACGAGGGATACGACCCCGCGTACGGGGCGCGGCCGTTGCGCCGGACGATCCAGCGCCGCGTGCTCGACCCGCTGGCGATGGACCTGCTCCGGGGCGACTTCGCGGACGGCGATACCGTGGTCGTCGACCACGGCGCGGACGGGCTGACGTTCACGCGCCCGCGCGGGTAG
- a CDS encoding MerR family transcriptional regulator, with protein MSEILFISTASRLLGMHPQTLRKYERLGLVRPDRTVGSMRLYSTEQIERLRFIKHLVDERGINLAGVRHLLAVADAVQRLRPLAGGDALSRRGGHRRLLRELQHLSELVGLP; from the coding sequence ATGAGCGAAATCCTCTTCATCAGCACCGCCTCGCGCCTGCTGGGCATGCATCCGCAGACGCTCCGCAAGTACGAGCGTCTGGGACTGGTGCGCCCCGACCGCACCGTCGGCAGCATGCGGCTCTACTCGACGGAACAGATCGAGCGCCTGCGCTTCATCAAGCATCTGGTCGACGAGCGCGGGATCAATCTCGCCGGCGTGCGGCATCTGCTCGCGGTGGCCGACGCGGTGCAGCGGCTCCGGCCGCTCGCCGGCGGCGATGCGCTGAGCAGACGCGGCGGGCATCGCCGCCTCCTGCGGGAGCTGCAGCATCTGAGCGAGCTGGTCGGGTTGCCGTGA
- a CDS encoding carboxypeptidase regulatory-like domain-containing protein, with the protein MSTRDCVRLFARLLACAAAAGILHAASPQAQPPRDRVLRSAAERVAIRGQVIAADTGAPLTRARVRAFPRPGSPGGNATTDASGRYELLVPPGLYTIQASKPAYMTLSYGQRRAFERGTLVEVRAGDALDDVSFVLPRGAVITGAIFEPFGEPAVNVGVRVLRYEFRDGGWRLEQAGGGFGMRTDDRGTFRVYGLPPGAYYVEASPFTFFSGRLGEREYAPTFYPGTTSIEAAQLVEVDAGEEATIDFPLTTVLTATVSGHVVDEYGRPVTGVPSVSLIRDGTSGAAGSRSSGRLEADGRFVIDTVAPGRYIAYASETGEPGRTRFATAEVSVSGERVDGVWLTLTSGASARGQIFFESQVAPDFTPDTLQPFTMPRGSGLQLPVGRGIGHVNDDWSFEIRGMAGAQLVRLAGLPQGWRLRTVALAGRDITDTPIVFSRQMPTTGLQILLTDRSSTLTGVALDALGRATTDYTVVIFPEDINLRVFPSRFVRSARPNQEGAFEISGLPPSRYLAYAAQAIPRSAWTNLEYLAGIAPAAEPFSLGDGETRRISLALRAAP; encoded by the coding sequence ATGTCCACGCGAGACTGCGTGCGCTTGTTCGCACGGTTGCTCGCGTGCGCGGCGGCCGCGGGGATTCTCCACGCTGCATCCCCGCAGGCGCAGCCGCCGCGCGATCGCGTGCTCCGTTCGGCGGCCGAACGGGTCGCGATTCGCGGGCAGGTCATCGCGGCGGACACGGGCGCCCCGCTCACGCGGGCCCGGGTGAGGGCGTTCCCGCGTCCCGGCTCCCCCGGCGGCAACGCGACGACGGACGCGAGCGGCCGCTACGAGCTGCTCGTGCCGCCGGGGCTCTACACGATCCAGGCGAGCAAGCCGGCCTACATGACGCTCAGCTATGGCCAGCGGCGGGCCTTCGAGCGGGGCACCCTCGTCGAGGTCCGCGCCGGAGACGCGTTGGACGACGTCAGCTTCGTGCTGCCGCGCGGTGCCGTCATCACCGGCGCCATCTTCGAGCCGTTCGGGGAGCCCGCCGTCAACGTGGGCGTCCGGGTCCTGCGCTACGAGTTCAGGGACGGCGGCTGGCGTCTCGAGCAGGCCGGCGGCGGATTCGGCATGCGCACCGACGACCGCGGCACGTTCCGCGTCTACGGTCTCCCGCCCGGCGCCTACTATGTCGAGGCGTCGCCGTTCACGTTTTTCTCGGGTCGACTCGGCGAGCGCGAGTACGCACCGACGTTCTACCCGGGGACGACGAGCATCGAGGCCGCGCAACTCGTCGAGGTCGACGCCGGGGAGGAAGCCACCATCGACTTTCCTCTCACGACGGTGTTGACTGCCACGGTGTCGGGTCACGTCGTCGACGAGTACGGCCGGCCGGTGACCGGCGTGCCCTCGGTCAGCCTGATTCGGGACGGAACGTCCGGCGCGGCCGGCAGCCGCTCCTCCGGCCGCCTGGAGGCCGACGGCCGCTTCGTCATCGATACGGTAGCGCCCGGCCGCTACATCGCCTACGCCTCGGAGACCGGGGAGCCCGGCCGCACCCGCTTCGCCACCGCCGAGGTGTCGGTCTCCGGCGAGCGGGTCGACGGCGTCTGGTTGACGCTGACGTCCGGCGCCTCGGCCCGCGGACAGATCTTCTTCGAGTCGCAGGTTGCGCCGGACTTCACGCCGGATACGCTCCAGCCGTTCACCATGCCGCGCGGCAGCGGCCTGCAGCTTCCGGTAGGCCGCGGCATCGGCCACGTCAACGACGACTGGAGCTTCGAGATTCGCGGCATGGCGGGAGCGCAACTGGTCCGGCTGGCCGGACTGCCCCAAGGCTGGAGGTTGCGCACCGTGGCGCTCGCCGGCCGGGACATCACCGACACGCCGATCGTGTTCTCCCGGCAGATGCCGACGACGGGGCTGCAGATTCTGCTGACCGACCGGTCGAGCACGCTGACCGGCGTCGCTCTCGACGCCCTGGGGCGAGCCACCACGGACTACACGGTGGTAATCTTTCCCGAAGACATCAATCTCCGCGTTTTTCCTTCCCGCTTCGTACGCTCCGCGCGCCCGAACCAGGAGGGCGCGTTCGAGATTTCCGGCCTGCCGCCGTCCCGCTATCTCGCCTACGCGGCGCAGGCCATCCCGCGGAGCGCCTGGACGAACCTGGAGTATCTCGCCGGGATCGCACCGGCCGCGGAGCCCTTCTCGCTCGGCGACGGCGAGACCCGCCGCATCTCCCTCGCGTTGCGCGCGGCGCCGTAG
- a CDS encoding sodium-dependent transporter produces the protein MKTSDFFSSRWGIILAGLGMAVGTGNLWRFPRIAAENGGGAFLIPWLLFLFTWSIPLLIAEFGLGRGARRGPIGAFAKLTGGRTAWMGGFVAVTSVMIMFYYSVVTGWMLKYAVAASTGELAGVDAAAYWDAYSTSVWQPVLFHVLAVAGAGFVVARGVIGGIERANRILIPLLFVLLLFAVARAVTLPGAGEGLAYLFTPDLSALTNYRTWLEALTQSAWSTGAGWGLILCYAIYVRESDDVVTNAATIGLGNNVASLLAAMAILPAAFAILPAGEAGEALAAGNTGLTFIWIPQVFARMPAGGLFLPLFFLAMFCAALSSLIAMVELGTRVLIDAGAARSRAVPLVVGAAVVCGLPSAVSLAVFENQDWVWGLALMVSGVFIAIATLRYGVDRFRDELVNTHSSGRRVGAVWAWILKYLVPVEFAVMFGWWMYQAATVYDPEGWWNPLRVYSVGTCVAQWGIALAVLWAFNRRLAERSAADRATLVG, from the coding sequence ATGAAGACGTCCGATTTCTTCTCCTCGCGCTGGGGCATCATCCTGGCCGGTCTCGGAATGGCCGTCGGCACCGGCAACCTGTGGCGCTTTCCGCGTATCGCGGCCGAGAACGGCGGCGGCGCGTTCCTCATTCCGTGGCTGCTGTTCCTGTTCACCTGGTCCATTCCGCTGCTGATCGCCGAGTTCGGGCTCGGCCGGGGCGCGCGCCGGGGGCCGATCGGCGCGTTCGCGAAGCTGACCGGGGGGCGGACCGCATGGATGGGCGGCTTCGTCGCAGTGACGAGCGTGATGATCATGTTCTACTACTCGGTCGTCACCGGGTGGATGCTGAAGTACGCGGTCGCGGCATCGACGGGCGAACTCGCCGGCGTCGACGCCGCGGCCTACTGGGATGCGTACAGCACGTCGGTGTGGCAGCCGGTGCTGTTTCACGTGCTGGCGGTGGCCGGTGCGGGTTTCGTCGTGGCGCGCGGCGTGATCGGCGGCATCGAGCGGGCGAACCGGATACTCATCCCGCTACTGTTCGTGCTGCTGCTGTTCGCCGTGGCGCGGGCGGTCACGCTGCCGGGGGCCGGCGAGGGACTGGCCTATCTGTTCACGCCGGATCTGAGCGCCCTGACGAATTACCGGACCTGGCTGGAGGCATTGACCCAGTCGGCGTGGTCGACCGGCGCCGGGTGGGGGCTCATTCTCTGCTACGCCATATACGTGCGCGAGAGCGACGACGTCGTCACCAACGCCGCGACGATCGGTCTGGGCAACAACGTGGCGTCGCTGCTCGCCGCGATGGCGATCCTGCCGGCCGCCTTCGCCATCCTGCCGGCGGGCGAGGCGGGCGAGGCGCTGGCCGCGGGAAACACCGGACTCACGTTCATCTGGATTCCGCAGGTGTTCGCCCGCATGCCGGCCGGCGGACTGTTCCTGCCGCTCTTCTTCCTGGCCATGTTCTGCGCCGCACTCTCGTCGCTGATCGCGATGGTGGAGCTCGGGACGCGCGTGCTCATCGACGCGGGGGCCGCCCGGTCTCGCGCCGTGCCGCTCGTGGTCGGCGCGGCCGTCGTCTGCGGCCTGCCGTCGGCGGTCAGCCTCGCGGTCTTCGAGAACCAGGACTGGGTCTGGGGACTGGCGCTGATGGTCAGCGGCGTGTTCATCGCCATTGCGACCCTGCGCTACGGGGTCGACCGCTTCCGCGACGAGCTCGTCAACACCCATTCGTCGGGGCGCCGGGTCGGTGCGGTCTGGGCGTGGATCCTGAAGTATCTGGTGCCGGTGGAGTTCGCGGTGATGTTCGGCTGGTGGATGTATCAGGCAGCGACGGTGTACGACCCGGAGGGCTGGTGGAATCCCCTGCGGGTATACAGCGTCGGCACCTGCGTGGCGCAGTGGGGCATCGCACTGGCAGTTCTCTGGGCGTTCAACCGCCGCCTCGCCGAGCGGAGCGCGGCGGACCGTGCTACGCTTGTGGGTTGA
- a CDS encoding BrxA/BrxB family bacilliredoxin encodes MYPEFFIAPMREELTRLGVKELRTAKDVDDAVAGQSGTLMLVVNSVCGCAAGRARPGVALALQHGTRPDVVATVFAGADVEATQRAREYLTGYPPSSPAVALLRDGKLIYMMERHQIENREADVIARDLTAAFDKHCAPAAVA; translated from the coding sequence GTGTATCCAGAGTTCTTCATCGCCCCGATGCGCGAGGAATTGACCCGGCTCGGCGTCAAGGAGCTGCGGACCGCCAAGGACGTGGACGACGCGGTGGCCGGACAGTCCGGCACCCTGATGCTGGTGGTCAACTCCGTCTGCGGCTGCGCGGCCGGCAGGGCACGCCCGGGTGTGGCGCTGGCGCTGCAGCACGGGACCCGGCCGGACGTGGTCGCCACCGTGTTCGCCGGCGCCGACGTCGAGGCGACGCAGCGCGCGCGGGAGTACCTCACCGGTTATCCGCCGTCCTCGCCCGCCGTTGCCCTCCTGCGGGACGGCAAGCTGATCTACATGATGGAGCGGCACCAGATCGAGAACCGGGAGGCCGATGTCATCGCCCGGGATCTGACCGCCGCGTTCGACAAGCACTGTGCGCCGGCGGCCGTCGCGTAG